The Flavobacterium piscisymbiosum genome includes a region encoding these proteins:
- a CDS encoding T9SS type A sorting domain-containing protein — protein MYRKIFLIAAFVTLLTSNLIFSQQKAVPGLVEEPQFWIKSQNNGEAYYWESLTKKEAKISGRKHNGAVFNFNPSIVFDSKQDSLILPLGIESKRKQTLFMVYKVKDSLKEQFLWTINDTKKTLSVATNKRLVDLKKYSYQTYQEKIKPNKANIHFFQQNVTDSVAKLSLLTIGQKSKFDKLPPEEFKGNISEILVYNRVLSGLETQKVASYLAVKYGISLSQFDIKNYLNSKGQTIWDINQHKGFENSITAVGRDNASGLLQPKSSNMVDEGLLTIGLKSKTNTIPDNYFAFWSDNGKNLLVKKQEQGEPIGIAKEWQLDFTNPTDLSLDWTLNPKFIKGTLPKDTYYWLLVDYSGKGTYDEKDSEYIKLASTSSQEKLVLNDFNWDKQKSGKAKFTLKVAPEMFSRVWITEATCGVSGSGQLNYSIEGGEAPFTVTVKKEGSELAVKQWNQAAKSATGVQLSSGTYDYIVRDAKGNLYSETVFVADKQGTFPNLKSDYLLKDGNALALDASAGLPEGNYEYQWFYEGDFLDNNPKILIDQPGAYELRLVNNQECKTATKIAVATDGKEITNSSVLILYPNPTTDGHFSVAMQFPKKTNANISIYTPTGSLLKQKQFSQIETYLYEDVIKSASGMYLVTVSSDFGTKTFKVIVK, from the coding sequence ATGTACAGAAAGATTTTTTTAATAGCTGCTTTTGTAACCTTATTAACGAGTAATTTAATTTTTTCCCAGCAAAAAGCAGTGCCCGGATTAGTTGAAGAACCACAATTTTGGATTAAATCCCAAAATAATGGTGAGGCTTATTATTGGGAAAGTCTGACAAAGAAGGAAGCCAAAATATCAGGACGAAAACATAATGGAGCTGTTTTTAATTTTAATCCAAGTATTGTTTTTGACAGCAAACAGGATTCCCTGATTTTACCTCTGGGAATTGAAAGCAAAAGAAAGCAAACCCTTTTTATGGTGTATAAAGTAAAAGACAGTTTGAAAGAACAATTTTTATGGACCATAAACGATACAAAAAAAACACTTTCTGTAGCGACCAATAAACGGTTAGTCGATCTAAAAAAATATTCCTATCAAACCTATCAGGAGAAAATAAAACCCAATAAAGCCAATATTCATTTCTTTCAGCAAAATGTTACGGATAGTGTTGCAAAGTTATCGTTGCTGACTATTGGACAGAAGTCAAAATTTGATAAATTACCACCCGAAGAATTCAAAGGAAACATCAGCGAGATTTTGGTGTACAACAGGGTTTTGTCAGGTCTTGAAACTCAAAAAGTGGCAAGTTATCTGGCGGTAAAATATGGTATTTCACTTTCCCAGTTTGATATCAAAAATTATCTTAATAGTAAAGGTCAGACCATTTGGGATATCAATCAGCATAAAGGATTTGAAAATTCGATTACCGCAGTAGGGCGTGATAATGCCAGCGGATTATTGCAGCCCAAAAGCAGTAATATGGTCGATGAAGGACTCCTGACTATTGGACTTAAAAGTAAAACGAATACTATTCCGGATAATTATTTTGCTTTTTGGAGTGATAACGGAAAAAATCTTCTGGTAAAAAAACAGGAGCAGGGAGAACCTATTGGAATCGCCAAAGAGTGGCAGCTGGATTTTACCAACCCGACCGATTTAAGTCTTGACTGGACATTAAATCCAAAATTCATAAAAGGAACTTTACCAAAAGATACGTATTACTGGTTGTTAGTAGACTATTCCGGGAAAGGAACTTATGACGAAAAAGATTCAGAATATATTAAGTTAGCCAGTACTTCGAGTCAGGAAAAACTGGTATTGAATGATTTTAACTGGGACAAACAAAAATCTGGCAAAGCCAAATTTACGCTGAAAGTCGCCCCGGAAATGTTTAGCCGTGTCTGGATTACAGAGGCAACTTGTGGTGTTTCAGGATCAGGACAATTAAATTACTCTATAGAAGGCGGCGAGGCCCCATTTACCGTTACGGTAAAAAAAGAAGGCAGTGAACTTGCGGTAAAACAATGGAATCAGGCTGCAAAAAGTGCAACAGGAGTACAGCTTTCATCAGGAACTTATGATTATATCGTAAGGGATGCAAAAGGAAATTTGTACTCAGAAACTGTTTTTGTGGCTGATAAACAAGGAACATTCCCGAACCTGAAATCAGATTATTTATTGAAAGACGGAAATGCCCTGGCTCTTGATGCCAGTGCTGGTTTACCAGAAGGAAATTATGAATACCAATGGTTTTACGAAGGTGATTTTTTAGATAATAATCCAAAAATACTCATCGATCAACCGGGAGCATATGAACTTAGATTGGTAAACAATCAGGAATGTAAAACCGCTACCAAAATTGCCGTTGCTACTGATGGAAAAGAAATAACAAATTCAAGCGTACTTATTTTATACCCGAACCCAACTACAGACGGTCATTTTTCTGTTGCAATGCAATTCCCTAAAAAGACAAATGCCAACATTAGTATTTATACGCCAACCGGTTCACTTTTAAAACAAAAACAATTCAGCCAAATCGAAACCTATTTGTATGAAGATGTTATAAAAAGTGCTTCAGGAATGTATTTAGTGACCGTAAGTTCAGATTTCGGAACCAAAACTTTCAAAGTGATTGTGAAGTAA
- a CDS encoding outer membrane beta-barrel protein has product MKKIILLLLLVSTKSLFAQGDREITYGLFAGGIYSKMSNLPDVIVPKGIYEGYTLKEEGKFGGTAGIMINWKYPYAKVSIQTELSYSGQSTDLKYEDIKGLKYTMTFGYSYLNVGAQFKYYPVEGFYIGAGPYVGFNIASDNIKYSSNAQEIFADSGTYFEPDANVQKVLKESLTGKNYFYGLLSAGYEFNSRLSIGARYTLGLTDALATEENGHRYSENKNKINSISLIIGYSFDFDDLANF; this is encoded by the coding sequence ATGAAAAAAATTATTTTGCTTCTTTTATTAGTAAGCACAAAATCGCTGTTTGCACAAGGTGACAGAGAGATTACTTATGGTCTTTTTGCAGGAGGAATTTATTCTAAAATGTCTAATCTTCCTGATGTAATTGTGCCAAAAGGAATTTATGAAGGATACACTTTAAAAGAAGAAGGAAAATTTGGAGGAACGGCCGGTATCATGATCAACTGGAAATATCCTTATGCCAAAGTGAGTATTCAGACAGAATTATCTTATTCAGGTCAGAGTACGGATTTAAAATATGAAGATATTAAAGGACTTAAATATACCATGACTTTTGGATACAGTTATCTAAATGTGGGTGCGCAATTTAAATATTATCCTGTTGAAGGTTTTTATATTGGTGCAGGACCTTACGTAGGATTTAATATTGCCAGTGATAATATAAAATACAGTTCGAATGCCCAGGAAATATTTGCTGATTCAGGTACTTATTTTGAGCCGGATGCTAATGTGCAAAAAGTATTGAAAGAATCACTAACAGGGAAAAACTATTTCTACGGTTTGTTATCTGCAGGATACGAGTTCAATTCGAGACTTTCGATAGGAGCGCGTTATACTTTGGGACTTACAGATGCTTTAGCTACCGAAGAAAACGGACACCGTTACAGCGAGAATAAAAACAAAATCAATAGTATTTCACTTATTATTGGTTACTCTTTTGATTTTGATGATTTAGCCAATTTCTAA
- a CDS encoding outer membrane beta-barrel protein, with translation MKVILHLLIFSCFFNVALYGQNETNITYGLKLGGLFSRISNLPESIKGRDNTFDNSVMESKGGYGLEGGFFLNFKLYDTRVAIQPEILFRQSGETINYHDATGKEFELGLHYSYLQIGALYKVYPYEGLNLGFGAFYGISLSSNNVTYKSNEAGGMYDVATRQFYKDGLDGTDDFSLCFALGYELHQSIHFDLRYYLGVKDVVKSNSSSFQFIENQNKSSVICFSLGYSFHQW, from the coding sequence ATGAAAGTAATATTACACTTATTAATATTTAGTTGTTTTTTTAACGTTGCACTTTACGGCCAAAATGAGACCAATATCACTTATGGACTCAAGCTTGGCGGGCTATTTTCACGAATTAGCAATCTGCCGGAAAGCATTAAAGGCCGTGATAATACTTTCGACAATAGTGTGATGGAAAGTAAAGGCGGATACGGGTTAGAGGGCGGTTTTTTTTTGAACTTTAAACTTTATGATACGCGTGTCGCAATTCAGCCGGAAATTTTATTCAGGCAATCAGGAGAAACTATAAACTATCACGATGCTACAGGAAAAGAATTTGAGTTAGGACTTCATTACTCTTATTTGCAAATTGGTGCTTTGTATAAAGTATATCCATACGAGGGATTAAACCTGGGTTTTGGTGCATTTTACGGCATCAGTTTATCATCAAATAATGTTACTTACAAATCCAACGAAGCCGGAGGAATGTACGATGTTGCGACCAGACAATTTTATAAAGATGGTCTTGACGGTACAGATGATTTCTCCTTGTGTTTTGCCTTAGGTTATGAATTGCATCAAAGTATTCACTTCGATTTACGTTATTATCTAGGCGTAAAAGATGTGGTAAAAAGTAATTCTTCTTCCTTTCAGTTTATCGAAAATCAAAATAAAAGCAGTGTCATTTGCTTTTCTTTAGGTTATAGTTTTCATCAATGGTAA
- a CDS encoding ThuA domain-containing protein, which produces MKNSLIVICLVIFYFFFQANCTAQKSKKTRFKALVLYENGGHHLAFTKVAKPWLNKLAVDSSFTIDYIESTKTINEALLKKYQVFIQLDYPPYTWSEESMKAFEKYMSNGKGGWVGLHHATLLGEFDGYPMWEWFSDFMGGIRFLDYIPAFANAKVNIEDTSHPITKGVPSNFFVNTEEWYTYNKSPRANVHVLASVDESTYEPDSKIKMGDHPVVWTNDHFASRNVYIFMGHSPELFQNEAYTTLLRNAIFWAASKK; this is translated from the coding sequence ATGAAAAATTCACTAATAGTAATCTGTTTAGTAATATTCTACTTCTTTTTCCAAGCGAATTGTACTGCCCAAAAGTCAAAAAAAACGAGATTCAAAGCTTTGGTTTTATACGAAAATGGCGGACATCATCTGGCTTTTACCAAGGTGGCAAAACCCTGGCTAAACAAATTGGCTGTCGATAGCAGTTTTACAATTGATTATATTGAAAGTACCAAAACAATAAACGAAGCTCTTCTAAAAAAATATCAGGTTTTTATACAATTAGATTATCCGCCGTATACCTGGAGCGAGGAATCTATGAAAGCTTTTGAGAAATACATGAGTAATGGAAAAGGCGGATGGGTAGGATTACATCACGCTACTTTATTGGGCGAATTTGACGGATATCCTATGTGGGAATGGTTTTCTGATTTTATGGGAGGAATTCGTTTTTTAGATTATATTCCTGCCTTTGCCAATGCCAAAGTAAATATCGAAGACACATCACATCCTATAACAAAGGGAGTTCCTTCGAACTTTTTTGTAAATACCGAAGAATGGTATACGTATAACAAGAGCCCACGAGCGAATGTTCATGTACTGGCTTCTGTAGACGAATCTACTTATGAACCTGATTCAAAAATAAAAATGGGCGATCATCCTGTAGTTTGGACCAACGACCATTTTGCATCTCGAAATGTTTATATATTCATGGGACATTCGCCGGAATTATTTCAAAATGAAGCGTATACTACCCTACTTCGAAATGCTATTTTTTGGGCGGCAAGTAAAAAGTGA
- a CDS encoding phospholipase A, whose translation MHFKYLLIFFVLFSIKSNSQISQIVEEKKNFRAADSLLKEPSFSVHKDNYFLTGVPVNTDITRNTADVKYQVSFKLRLNSKPLWGGFFPYLMYTQKAFWDIYASSKPFSEINFNPGVAIVRPFYLKGNRLTYGSVSFEHESNGRDSIYSRTWNMLAFSLKSQISPRWIVGLRGWIPLVDKEDNPGLTKYVGYGEASATYQIQPGRWSADILFRKGSGLINYGSLQTQVNWRPYKSENYYLTLQWFVGYTESLIDYQEHKSMVRIGFTIKPENMGIF comes from the coding sequence ATGCATTTCAAATACCTACTGATTTTTTTTGTTTTATTTTCAATTAAATCAAATTCGCAAATTTCTCAAATTGTAGAAGAGAAAAAAAATTTCCGGGCAGCAGATTCACTTTTAAAAGAGCCCAGTTTTTCTGTTCATAAAGATAATTATTTTTTAACAGGAGTTCCAGTCAATACAGATATTACCCGCAATACTGCCGATGTAAAATATCAGGTAAGTTTTAAATTACGATTGAATTCAAAGCCTTTATGGGGAGGATTTTTTCCGTATTTAATGTATACCCAAAAAGCGTTTTGGGATATTTATGCAAGTTCAAAACCATTCTCAGAAATTAATTTTAATCCCGGTGTAGCGATTGTTCGTCCGTTTTATTTAAAAGGCAATAGGTTGACTTACGGAAGTGTCTCATTCGAACATGAATCAAATGGAAGGGATTCTATTTATTCACGAACCTGGAACATGCTTGCTTTTTCCTTAAAATCCCAGATTTCTCCACGTTGGATTGTTGGTTTAAGAGGATGGATTCCGCTTGTGGATAAAGAGGATAATCCCGGACTTACCAAATATGTGGGTTATGGCGAAGCGAGTGCAACGTATCAGATACAACCCGGAAGATGGAGCGCTGATATTCTTTTCAGGAAAGGAAGCGGACTTATCAATTACGGATCTTTGCAGACACAAGTAAATTGGAGGCCGTATAAAAGCGAGAATTATTATCTCACGCTGCAATGGTTTGTGGGTTATACAGAAAGTTTGATCGATTATCAGGAACACAAAAGTATGGTCCGTATCGGTTTTACGATCAAGCCTGAAAATATGGGAATATTTTAA
- a CDS encoding cation:proton antiporter codes for MLLSIQHVSLPIEDPLLKFLIELIIILCIPLLLNKIKVPHLLGLIIAGAVIGPNGFNVLARDSSVVVTGTTGLLYIMFLAGLEIDMGDFKKNKWKSITFSLYTFIVPFVLGLIGGYYVLHFSVLTTVLFASLFSSHTLIVYPMISKLGIAKKLAVNITVGGTMITDVLSLVVLAVVVGMSQGEVGTSFWVKLSVSMVVFASIVLLVFPIIARWFFKNVEDKISQYIFVIVMIYLAALLAELAGIEAIIGAFFAGLALNRLIPHTSSLMNRVEFVGNAIFIPFFLISVGMLIDFNAFIQSWETLGVASIMLIASIGGKYAAAILTKKTFKLTNDEGTLIFGMSAASAAATLASVMVGYNIILFENEAGEPVRLLNEHVLNGSILLILVSCTISSFVSMASAQRIADSDKEETVAGTSHEKEKILLALNHENTVEKLVNLGLLIKTQTNKDSLFAVNIINEAKSESSSKNAEKLLGEAVNMAAGADVKLNPITRHDNDVVLGISNVVKEQSITDLIIGLEEEKGFSSSFTYNLYNGYLRNKEINVIIYHAVQPVATIKKYAVLIPANAEREPGFFHSLLRVWNIGKNSGAKMSFYANDKTTEILKSIIKKANIEAVFNPVTAWQEAQEAACNLEQDEGLIVLMADRGMNSYFSQMQNVPEILNKNLNNNNYILIYPFSKIDKTVTEKRAVSNLDDFADIGKIIGRIFK; via the coding sequence ATGTTACTAAGTATACAACACGTAAGCCTCCCCATAGAAGATCCTCTGTTAAAATTCCTCATTGAGCTAATTATCATATTATGCATTCCGCTTTTGTTGAATAAAATAAAAGTACCGCATCTTTTGGGTCTTATTATAGCCGGAGCTGTCATAGGCCCAAACGGATTTAATGTGCTTGCCAGGGACAGCAGTGTCGTAGTAACGGGTACAACCGGACTTCTTTATATCATGTTTTTGGCAGGACTTGAAATTGACATGGGCGATTTTAAAAAGAATAAATGGAAAAGTATCACCTTTTCACTCTATACTTTTATAGTGCCTTTTGTACTGGGACTTATTGGCGGTTATTATGTCTTGCATTTTTCTGTTTTAACCACCGTACTGTTTGCCAGTCTCTTTTCGTCGCACACTCTTATTGTATATCCTATGATAAGTAAACTCGGCATCGCCAAAAAACTGGCTGTAAACATAACTGTTGGCGGAACAATGATTACAGATGTACTTTCACTGGTTGTTTTAGCCGTTGTCGTAGGTATGTCGCAAGGAGAAGTAGGAACTTCGTTTTGGGTAAAACTATCGGTTTCTATGGTGGTATTTGCTTCGATCGTTTTACTCGTATTTCCTATTATAGCGCGCTGGTTTTTTAAGAATGTCGAAGATAAAATTTCGCAGTATATATTTGTCATTGTCATGATATACCTTGCGGCTTTACTGGCAGAATTAGCCGGAATTGAAGCCATCATTGGAGCGTTCTTTGCTGGTCTTGCCCTCAACCGACTTATACCGCATACCTCATCGCTTATGAATCGCGTAGAATTTGTTGGAAACGCGATTTTCATTCCCTTCTTTCTTATAAGTGTTGGTATGCTTATCGATTTTAATGCTTTTATACAGAGTTGGGAAACGCTGGGCGTAGCTTCGATTATGCTGATAGCTTCTATTGGGGGGAAATATGCAGCCGCTATTTTGACCAAAAAAACATTTAAGCTTACCAATGACGAGGGTACGCTTATTTTTGGAATGAGCGCCGCCTCTGCTGCTGCGACATTAGCTTCTGTAATGGTAGGATACAATATTATTTTGTTCGAAAATGAAGCAGGAGAACCTGTGCGTCTTTTGAATGAACATGTACTGAACGGAAGTATTTTACTCATTCTGGTTTCCTGTACAATTTCGTCATTTGTTTCAATGGCTAGTGCTCAGCGAATCGCAGATTCAGATAAAGAAGAAACCGTTGCAGGAACAAGTCATGAAAAAGAAAAAATACTGTTGGCCTTAAATCATGAAAACACCGTTGAAAAATTAGTCAATCTGGGCTTGCTTATAAAAACACAAACCAATAAAGACAGCCTGTTTGCCGTAAATATTATCAATGAAGCTAAAAGTGAATCCTCGTCTAAAAATGCAGAAAAACTGCTTGGTGAAGCCGTAAATATGGCTGCCGGAGCAGATGTAAAACTAAATCCTATTACCCGACATGATAATGATGTAGTATTAGGAATAAGCAATGTAGTCAAAGAGCAAAGTATTACAGATCTAATCATTGGACTGGAAGAAGAAAAAGGTTTTTCATCTTCATTCACATACAATCTTTATAATGGTTATTTACGCAATAAGGAAATAAACGTCATTATATATCATGCCGTTCAACCCGTTGCCACCATAAAAAAATATGCTGTATTGATTCCTGCAAATGCAGAGCGTGAACCTGGTTTTTTTCATTCCTTATTAAGAGTATGGAATATTGGCAAAAACTCAGGTGCTAAGATGAGTTTTTATGCCAATGACAAAACAACAGAGATCTTAAAGAGCATCATTAAAAAAGCAAATATCGAAGCTGTTTTTAATCCCGTAACCGCATGGCAGGAAGCACAGGAAGCTGCTTGCAATTTAGAACAGGACGAAGGTTTGATTGTATTAATGGCAGACAGAGGCATGAATTCTTATTTTTCGCAAATGCAAAATGTACCTGAAATTTTAAACAAAAATCTAAACAACAATAATTATATCCTGATTTATCCTTTTTCGAAAATTGACAAAACCGTTACCGAAAAAAGAGCGGTAAGCAATCTGGATGATTTTGCTGACATTGGAAAAATTATCGGACGAATTTTTAAATAA
- a CDS encoding STM3941 family protein yields the protein MQEINATGNGIQLYRNSKKTKKLLFTSLGVCVILLLVILYSAGIFDGELKIKPLVFSAGIFLVMFILLLKSLLSLKDKSPLIDLNKQNFYGKTTPMSKSFGVVNWEDVADIQSQKTGGDTLVVVTINNPKKYEGRLSKMLWNMAINKETNQLTLMYSASEIDVDANELFTLFNKFWKESSLVNTL from the coding sequence ATGCAGGAAATTAACGCTACAGGAAATGGAATTCAACTTTACCGAAATTCAAAAAAAACAAAAAAACTATTATTTACTTCTTTAGGAGTCTGTGTTATTCTGCTTCTTGTTATTCTTTATAGTGCCGGAATATTTGATGGTGAACTAAAAATCAAACCTCTTGTATTTTCAGCCGGAATATTTTTAGTTATGTTTATTCTTTTGCTAAAAAGCTTGCTGAGTTTAAAAGATAAAAGTCCGCTAATCGACTTAAATAAACAAAACTTCTACGGTAAAACTACACCTATGTCAAAATCATTTGGCGTCGTAAATTGGGAAGATGTTGCGGATATTCAATCTCAAAAAACCGGAGGAGATACTTTAGTAGTTGTCACTATTAATAACCCTAAAAAATACGAAGGAAGACTTTCTAAAATGCTTTGGAATATGGCTATTAACAAAGAAACCAATCAACTGACATTAATGTATTCCGCTTCTGAAATCGATGTTGATGCTAACGAGCTTTTTACTTTATTTAATAAATTCTGGAAAGAAAGTAGCTTAGTAAACACATTATAA
- a CDS encoding RNA polymerase sigma factor translates to MPPKNQSNTCDEIFFSSFFKSHVKALRNFLFYKFGSLDQAEDITQEAFVKLWQNCASVPLEKAKSYLYTIANNSSLNAIAHQKVVLRYEKNFTGLDKTNESPEYLLEEKQFQSKLLKAIEDLNEKQRTAFLMHRIDGKKYSEIALELNISVKAVEKRIHLALLSLRKEIDL, encoded by the coding sequence ATGCCACCAAAAAATCAATCGAATACTTGCGATGAAATATTTTTTTCATCTTTCTTCAAAAGTCATGTAAAAGCGCTACGAAATTTTCTTTTCTACAAATTTGGCAGCTTAGACCAGGCAGAAGATATTACTCAGGAAGCATTTGTAAAGCTTTGGCAAAACTGCGCGTCAGTACCACTCGAAAAAGCAAAATCGTACCTTTATACAATTGCAAATAACAGCAGTCTTAATGCAATAGCGCACCAAAAAGTGGTTTTGAGATATGAAAAAAACTTCACGGGTTTGGATAAAACAAATGAAAGTCCGGAATATCTTTTGGAAGAAAAACAATTTCAGTCGAAACTTTTAAAAGCCATCGAAGACTTAAACGAAAAACAACGCACAGCTTTTTTGATGCATCGAATAGACGGTAAAAAATACAGTGAAATTGCCTTAGAATTAAACATCAGCGTAAAGGCTGTAGAAAAACGCATTCATTTGGCTTTGTTAAGTCTGCGTAAAGAAATTGATTTATAA
- a CDS encoding FecR family protein, producing MKKNRLLAKWLNDDLSPDELAEFEAGPDFEKYQKIKNYTNHLEISDLDENAMLSNILAQKKTTPKVVPLYKKWLFKAAAIFVLALGITFAMKFLVPQTHKADFGEKTTFSLPDNSEVVLNSGSEINYKKWNWDNNRHLELKGEAYFRVAKGRRFEVQTLLGKVTVLGTQFNVKARKNRFDVVCYEGRVKVNYGNTQILLTHGQSVSFENGKEIKMTVNSLKPEWTQNQICFYKENIRSLLDEVERQYNIKIELNTKDSIALFTGKLPAKDLNTALQIISTTYHLESKKVSENKVIFDEK from the coding sequence ATGAAAAAAAATCGCTTATTAGCAAAATGGCTCAATGATGATTTATCTCCCGATGAATTAGCTGAATTTGAGGCAGGTCCCGATTTTGAAAAGTATCAAAAGATAAAAAATTACACCAATCATTTAGAAATAAGTGATTTGGATGAAAACGCCATGTTGTCTAACATTTTGGCGCAGAAAAAAACGACCCCAAAAGTGGTTCCTTTGTATAAAAAATGGCTATTTAAAGCGGCTGCAATATTTGTTTTAGCACTTGGAATTACTTTCGCCATGAAATTTTTGGTTCCTCAAACACATAAAGCAGATTTTGGAGAAAAAACTACTTTTTCTTTACCTGATAATTCTGAAGTGGTACTAAACTCAGGTTCTGAAATCAATTATAAAAAATGGAACTGGGACAATAACAGGCATCTCGAGCTTAAAGGAGAAGCGTATTTTAGAGTTGCCAAAGGCCGACGATTTGAAGTTCAAACCCTTCTTGGAAAAGTAACCGTTTTAGGGACTCAATTTAACGTAAAAGCCCGAAAAAATAGGTTTGATGTAGTGTGTTATGAAGGGCGTGTGAAGGTAAATTATGGCAACACTCAAATTCTATTGACTCACGGACAAAGCGTAAGTTTTGAAAATGGAAAAGAAATTAAAATGACTGTAAATTCATTGAAGCCGGAATGGACACAAAATCAAATATGTTTTTATAAAGAAAACATAAGAAGCCTTCTGGACGAAGTTGAAAGACAGTATAATATTAAAATTGAATTAAACACCAAGGACAGCATCGCTTTATTTACCGGAAAATTACCGGCAAAAGATTTAAATACAGCCTTACAGATTATTAGTACAACCTATCATTTAGAGTCTAAAAAAGTCTCTGAAAATAAAGTAATTTTTGACGAAAAATAA